The following is a genomic window from bacterium.
TCAGTTAAAATCCTTTCACTGGTCCCTGCAACATTTGTGTTCTTAATTGTATTTCTCGTCCTGCTGTGGGCGCTAAAACCCTTTAATGATGAGGATGTCGAGATGGCAGGAAAAATCAGCAGACGATTAGGAAACATTATTAAAATATTTGTTCCTCGCTCGTTAATTAGCACAACTCTTATCGACTGAACCTGAAAGTTGACACTCCTGAAGAGGATAGGTAGAATAGCTTCAAGCCGATATGCTCTCAGCAATTTAAAAGGCTATTTCGGCTTACGGAGAGGCGCATGAAAAATCATCATTTTGTCACTGTCGGGGTATGGGATAGAAAGGTTCCTACAAATCCGCTTCACCTTCCCATGGCTTTAGCCGAGTTGGGGCATAAAGTCTTGATGATAGAATCCTCCCTTTGGGATAAAGGTCTAACCCTGCAACCGTGGAAATGGAACCGCTTGGAAATGAGCATGAAACATAAAAACCTATGCCTACTTACCATTCGACCGCCTCTTCCACGCAAACTATCCTGGTTGAATAATTGGTTCAATAAACATGCCAGCAAACTCGCCCACAAAGCTATGAAGCAGCTTGGTTTCCCGGATGACTATTTCGCCATCTTATTTGCACCTTCTGAAGAAAGGCTTTTAAAATGGCTTCCAGGGATTCCTTTTATTTACCGCCCGATTGATGATTATGCCGCAATGCCAGGTAATGCCGATACCAAAGAATACACTATAAGTATCGATGAAAAATTGGCAAGGTCTGCTGAAGCAGTCTTTCCAAGTAATCCTGCTTTGTTTAGAGCAAAGAAATATCTCAATAAGCACGTCCTTTTGATGCCCAATGCCGTCAACTTCACCCATTTTAATGCTGCCTTTAGCGCCTATCCCGATGTTCTGAACGATCTCCCTCAGCCGATCATCGGTTTTGCCGGAGCGCTAGATCGCTATAAGTTTGACTTTAAACTATTGTCATCCATAGCGACTTTGCGGCCTGACTGGAGTTTTGTCTTGATCGGCGATGTGGGTATCTGCGATTCAACCAGCGAATCTGAAATTCCTAGACTGCCGAATATTCATTATATTGGGTTCCGATCCTATGAAGACCTTCCGCGGTATATCAGAGCGTTTGATGTCGGCCTCATCCCCTATGTTCATAACGCCTATACTGAAGGCGTCTTCCCTCTCAAACTCTATGAATATATGGCTGTCGGCGTACCAGTAGTCTCGACAGATCTGCCTTTCCTGGAATCGGTTGGGGATGCAGTTCTGGTCGCAAACGACCCCGATGGCTTTGTCAAATGCATCGAGCAAGCTTTATCTGAAGATAAGTCTATAGAGGTTCACAACCGAATAGAGTTGGCAAGAAATAATAGTTGGGCAGAACGAGCCAAAGGCCTAGTAAATTATCTTGAAAAAGTCGAAGCTGAAAACGGAAAGAAGTAAGGAGAACGTAATATGTATTCATAAGCCCTCTCATAATTCCCTGGCGGGTTCATGGCACTACGGCTTCATCGTTTACTTCCGCTGCGCCTACCGCCTCTTCCG
Proteins encoded in this region:
- a CDS encoding glycosyltransferase, with translation MKNHHFVTVGVWDRKVPTNPLHLPMALAELGHKVLMIESSLWDKGLTLQPWKWNRLEMSMKHKNLCLLTIRPPLPRKLSWLNNWFNKHASKLAHKAMKQLGFPDDYFAILFAPSEERLLKWLPGIPFIYRPIDDYAAMPGNADTKEYTISIDEKLARSAEAVFPSNPALFRAKKYLNKHVLLMPNAVNFTHFNAAFSAYPDVLNDLPQPIIGFAGALDRYKFDFKLLSSIATLRPDWSFVLIGDVGICDSTSESEIPRLPNIHYIGFRSYEDLPRYIRAFDVGLIPYVHNAYTEGVFPLKLYEYMAVGVPVVSTDLPFLESVGDAVLVANDPDGFVKCIEQALSEDKSIEVHNRIELARNNSWAERAKGLVNYLEKVEAENGKK